A region of the Festucalex cinctus isolate MCC-2025b chromosome 8, RoL_Fcin_1.0, whole genome shotgun sequence genome:
TGGTGGACAGGTACGGAAACCCCCGCCCACAAACAAGCGACAAACccggtttggtttggttttggtttgtttgttttcatctgcCGGCCGGCGTCAGATGCGGAGCGCTGCACGCCGGCGACCGCCTGCTGTCCATCGACGGGACGTCGACGGAGCACTGCAGCGTCCTGGAGGCCACGCAGCTGCTGGCCAGCACCAGCGAGCTGGTCCGGCTGGAGATGATCCCCGCCCACCAGACCAGGATGGCGGGAAACAAGCAGCATGACACTGGTGACTGACTTGCAGTCCAATAAGTTTTCAGttcctcaacaacaacaaaaatcatttcgtcaacaaagaaacatgaaaaaacaaaaacagaacgtgtttctacgttttttgggagcaaatctgttaatatcgtgacatgacgacagttttaatatcacaatattgctgttatcgttccCTTTCCTACCTGCTCACTAGAGATGTTGGTTCCGATAAAAAATGGCGTGGCAGttagcaaaacattttgcgtttgtGTGCGCTCCAGTGAAGGTTCAGAAGTCGGACCACCCTCACCCTCATGCGTGGGACCCCTGCGTCAACTTGTGTCCGCCGTCGGCCAACTCCGCCCACTGTAACGCCAGCTCCACCCTGCACAAGTCGTGGACCGCCTCCAACAACAACgccgtcaacaacaacaacctggaCTACTGCAAATGTGAGCGGCGGCGTCGTCGTCTACGTCCATTTGTGTCCTTTTGTCAATATTTAGGTTTGTCCGCAGCGTTGGTGTCGGCCAATTTCTCTCCGGGCTCCAGCGCCACGTCGGGCCCCGGCGGCCAGTCGGGTTCCAACACGCTCCCCAGGCCCTCGGCCCCCGTCAGCCCCCGCAACTCGCTGCTCAAACGCCGACAGCGGAAGAAAGACCACAAAAGCTCCCGTGAGATTCACGCTGCGTTCGCTCTCCCGCGTCGTTCCTTTCATCTTGCTTCTTCTCAAGGCCTTCGTTCGACGCTTGCGCTGGAACACGGCGGAGGAGACGGACGGCTGTGGAAAATGTCACTTTGCATGCCTCAAATGTGTTATTTCATTTTACTGGTTGGGCTAATTCGGGGAAAGGTTTGGATTGGTGTTAGTACTTGCTGGGTTACGATTGCGAGAGTTAAGGGAACATTTGGATTAGGCTTGCACGATATTGAAATATGCAAATAtagttgctgaacatagcgatattgatattattgcgatatttaacatgtgcccaaggaaatgacattttgtgatctaatgaaatattttttggtgtttgtttaatttaaattatttgtattttatattttattatttatttatttctttcatttttatatttttattttattttatattagttttattgtagtttatttttatatttattttatttgtgccGATTAGGATTTGATTTGTATTATTTAGTGCACCTCCtgaagacattgttgtttttccagaagtgatttgtttgtttgcttgcgtTCAGTGTCGCTGTCGTCCAGTTCTGTGGGTCCGGGCGGTCAGGTGGTCCACGTGGAGACCAGCGAGGTGGTCCTGACGGGGGACCCCCTCAACGGCTTTGGCGTCCAGCTGCAAGGGGGAATCTTCGCCACCGAAACGCTTTCGGCGCCGCCGCTCATTCGATTCATCGAGCCCGACAGCTCGGCCGAGAGGTGAGAGTCCCACGTGCGTCCACGTGGGTCCACGTCGCGTCACATGACTTCCAACTTTCACCTTCCTAAGTCAGTGCAACGAGTCGGCTGTGCTTTGCGAGCGTGATCTCAATTCATCAATTTTGGTCGGTTGTTTCATCAGTTGCTTGGTTAATTGTTCTTTGGCTGCTTTCTTAGCTAGTCAGTTGGTATGTCAGTTAATTGGTCAAGATCTTAATTGGTCAGTCAAGgaggtcgtttttgtttttcggttggaTATTTAGTCAATCCATCATTTGATGGATTAGTTTGCCAAATTGCTAAGATGCTTGGGTCATTCAATCAGAGTCTGTCGTTTGCTTGATCTGCTGATAGCTCggttagttggttagttatCTAGTAATATGGCTGGTCAGTTAGTTGGTTGCTTGGCTAGTTGGCTCATCATTTAAATAGCTGACTAGTTGTTGACCAGTTGCTTAGTTGTTTTCGGTTTGGTTGTTTCTCTAGTTATTTCGTTTGCGAGTCAATTGGTTAgtcgcttttttttcttttttttttgaatcagTTGGTTGGTTTTGTCATCTTGGTGGGTCGGTGGTTGGTTTGTCAGTTACTGAATCAGCCAGTCTATCAGTTGGTTCATCTGTCCATCAATTGGTTAGTCAATAAGTTGAGTCTGTTAGTTGCTCAGTTCCCCATCAGTCTTTTTGTCTGGGTGCTGCTTTTATGACGCAGTTCGCTGGTTGTTGTGGTGGTGAGTGAGTTGGTCAGTTGCTCCTCATTTGGTGCCGGCCGGCGCGTCATGGAAAAGGAAAGCAAGTGGGCATGCGAGCGCAGTCAAGGCGTCTCTCCTCACCTGGGCAGGTGCGGCCTCCTGCAGGTGGGCGACCGCCTGCTGTCCATCAACGGCATCGCCACGGAGGACGGCACCCTGGAGGAAGCCAACCAGCTGCTCCGCGACGCCGCGCTCACCAACAAGGTGGTCCTGGAGATCGAGTTTGACGTGGCCGGTGCGTCAGCCGCCAGCAACTGCGTTCAAACTCCGACAGGAAAACAAGTTGAACTCTTTGTTTTTCCCTCTGCAGAATCTGTGGTTCCAAGTAGCGGAACGTTTCATGTCAAACTCCCCAAGAAAAGAGGCGTCGAGCTTGGACTCACCATCAGTGGTAAGATGAACAACATTTTCCTGCtcctcaaaacatttttttgtttcaaaaggTATCAGCGCTCACGTGTCACGTAGTTGCTCAGTTGGACATTTTCTGGTTCAGTCGGTCGGACAGTCACGAAGTTCGTCACTCACTCGATTGTTTCGGAATTGCAGTCATTGAGTTAGTCGGGCAGTCACATACTTGATCAATTACTTGTCAGTAACTTCATCTCTCATTAGTTAGTTGATCAGTTCGTGCAGTAAGATCAATTTCTGCTTCTCATCACATTCATTTCTCTTGTCTGTCACTCAaatcaaaagacaaaaaacatcccaaacttacggaagcatattgcattcacttgagaaaaaaaattcaaaatagatgaaatatgaagattttttttctcctgtttttctgagcagTTTTTCCTcctaatattcagtaaaacagaaacaaatgtaaaaaaaaatatactcaaaaaaataaagctcccttaaaataattttcagaaaaacaggattttttttatttttttaaattttattaagccccgcccaagtgaatgcaatacgcttccgtacgaACTGAAGTCTTTGGAGATGTGATGTTTTCAAGTCCACAATTGATTCAATTTGATTTTTGAAGGccctcgttttttttgtcccacgtTCACAACACACAGATAATGCAATGGCGCCCACTTGTGGAGAAATAGAGCAGCTGCTTAGGAAGCTTGtagatgtttgttttgttttttcaaatcatgtggtttattcatttaagaatttttttctttcttcatctGCAGCCAATAAAAAGGCAGGAGAGCCTCTCATCATCTCCGACATCAAGAAGGGCAGCGTGGCACACAGGTCGGTCgtccatcatcatcgtcatcatcaaaaATCATTTGACTGAATCGTAAATGCCACGGGAATTAAAAGTCGCCCGTTTTTGAGaaaatgagttttcatgtgacaacaaattgatattttttaaagaggaaaaaaaaaattccatcatgagaaatttttttcccaagaaaaaaaaagtacaaactcATGTTTACAAGATAGTAAAATTGATGtcttgttacgatttttttcggCAAAAAGTTtgaatttataaaaatatataatatccGTTTTCCCCctttaaaatgtttgtaatatttacaAGAAGATTTTGTCAGGGTAAAAAGTCCTAATCTTGTGATATCAAATACttgtgatattgaaatgtagttGTGAATGGACCTTTGTTGTTCCTTTGAGGACGGGAACTCTGGAGCCAGGTGACAAACTCTTGTCCATCGACAACGTGCGTCTGGAGGCGTGCTcgcgggaggaggcggagcaaaTCCTGCAGCAGTGCCAGGAGCTGGTCAAGCTGAAAATCCGCAAGGACGAGGACAACTCGGGTGAGGCCTCCCAACCGGGACGCCGTCTCGTCacattacatttacaaaaaatgttcaatttccACGCACGTTATTGGAAGGCTGCAATCACATAGTCGACCACACGGTGGTGCTGTTGGCCACAAGTCAGCTTGTGAAGCCGTTTAGtcaagagaaagaaaaatggaCGAATAATTGAACTATGAACAAATATGACTGCGTCTGTGGAAATGACATCATGAATATTTCACATGTTTTAATATGTCAAATGTTTTAAcagtcaagcaaaaaaaaaaaaaaaaaaggcatgacAGAACATTAAGAGGACAGCTTGATGTATTGAACACATAATCGAGCCGAACGATGACGAAGGAAACACTTTTAACTCATCGTCACCGTTATTATACTTTTGGAATGTTTCATTTTcgttaattttagtttgagtatttttgtgacttttcctttttttaaaagcattttcatttttattttatttcaactaatgaaatgatttttttgggtTCATTTTGGTCGACTAAAATAAGGTTGCTGATCACTATTGTACATGAAAGcacacgtgcgtgcgtgcgtgcgtatgtTACCAGACGAGCAGGAGACGTCCGGCAGCATCATCTACACGGTGGAGCTGAAGCGCTACGGCGGCCCGCTGGGCATCACCATCTCGGGCACGGAGGAACCCTTTGACCCCATCACCATCTCCGGACTCACCAAGCGAGGCTTGGCCGAgaggtgcgtgtgcgtgcgcgcgcggatggatggaaaatgatttgatttgatttttttgcgcGATGAGGACGGGCGCGATCCACGTGGGCGACCGCATCCTGGCCATCAACAGCGTGAGCCTGAAGGGCAAACCGCTGAGCGAGGCCATTCACCTCCTGCAGATGGCCGGCGAGACCGTCACGCTCAAGATCAAGAAGATGATCGACAGTAAGCCACCGGcgacgtccgtccgtccgtttgCTTTTTCTCCTTCTCGTTTTTCTTTCTGCCGGCTCAGACGCGGACGAGAGGAAAGCGAGCGAGGCGGCGGACGACGTCACGGAGAACGAGCTGAGCGACGGCGACGGCGACGACGACTTGACCGACCTGACGGACGGCCAGCAGAACAACAAACTGGCGGAACTTTACGCCACCGCCGTCCCCAGCGTCGACTCGGCCGTCGACTCCTGGGACGGATCCGGACTCGATGCCGGATACTGGAGCCAGGGTACTCGCTTTCCAGaaaaacttgttttgtttgaatAGTTCAAAAACAAGGCGTCACATTTTGACGGAAAATGTTGCAAATTTtcaggaagaaagaaaaaaaaaaaaaaaaaaaaaaagtcagattttttaaaagtctgtatatttaaaaaaaaaaagtaatacataaaatataaaagtaCATCCATGAAGAATTTTACACTTTCAAGAAAAGctcaaatatatttgaaaatcAGCTCCTTATAAAATCTAAAAAAGTcttaagtatttttttccagaaaaaaaatgtttgaattctgaattaaaacccaaaacaaaacccatcacaaaatatttcaaagtgttgtAATCATTTTTTCCGCTGTACGTTTGATGACGCAGGCACGTACAGCCACCAGGCCTCCACCGGGTTGGCGCTTCACCCTCACGAGTGGCGCAGCgccaagcagcagcagcagcagcgcacCACCACGCCCCCTCCTGGCTGCCGGAAGAACTACCCCTTCAGCGACGGCGGCTTCAGCGAAGACGAGTGGGAAAAACCGTTGGGGTGAGACTGCAAAAATGTCAACTTcgttttggaaaaacaaaacaaaacaaagaacataACCCCGCCCCCATCAGTTTCCTTGGCCAATCGGCGGACGGAATTCTGCTGGACTCCGACGACAGTTTCTGGTGTCAGGCCCTGGAAGACCTGGAGACCTGCGGCCAGTCGGAACTGCTCAGAGAGATCGAGGTTTGCGAGCATTTAGCGCAAAACTTGGAACATGTCATGTAAAAAGCTAACAGAAATGAGCAATCGTCATCCAATAATCGAAGTTGTGTATCGATCACGAGTTTGTCTCCCGCAGGCGTCCATCATGACGGGCACGGCCATCAGTTTGGGCGTGGAAGGCGTCAACAAGCCGGCCAGCGATTCCATCCGGATGAGTTCGTTGCAGCGCCCGCGTCTCCACCAGGGGGCGCACCTGCACCAGGAGCTGCACCTGCATGACGATGAAGGTGAGCGGGTGCAAACCGCCGCTTCCGATTAACAAGCTttcacagccaaaaaaaaacacaaacaaatatatCGGCTCTATAGTCTTGtctcaaattacaaaaaaaaataaaaataaatcacaagaaAGTCAGATTTGTATGAGAAAAGTCAAATTTGCCGTCAGATTAATTGTCTAATATAATAACGTAACAATAattttcgttctttttttttttgcatttcttgAACGTTGTAAATTTACGAGAAGCAAGTCtgaattttatgagaaaaaatattcaaaatttaTTCGGAAAAATCATTGACTTTATGATTTATAGGGACAAATCTGAATTTTATAAGAGAAAAAACACCGAATTTATCAATGTAAAAGTTAATTTTAAGATGTAAGATTCAGAATTTCGAAGAGAAAAAGTCCTCATTTTACAAcgtaaatgtccaatttttacaTTGAGAACATTTtacaaagcaaaaatgtcaagtCAGTATTTGACAAGGAAAATGTGGTAAAGTGAaattttataagaaaaaaaaaattgcattttattgGACACTGTAAAGTTGATTTGACAGCGGTAAGTGGACATTTTGCAGTGGAAATATTATCATCAGCACAGAACTACAGAAGTGAAAAAATTGTAACTTTATGAGGAAATTTTACATAATTTTATGGGAAAGAAGTCGGAACTGCACAATGAGAATTTTGAGCCGAAATTGAAGCAAGAAAGATTTTTGTCTCCTAATTCCGTAACGCTTgcgaatgtgtttttgtttgtttttttgcccaccTGTCAGACGGCCACCTGGAGGCGCACTTGCACCTGGACGAGCTCGTCCACGCGGGGACGCGCCTGCACCAGGACAGCACGTCGCCGCCGGCGCACCACGAGCTCAAGTCCAAGAACTCGTTGAGGGTTTCCGAAAGGACGTGGGAGTCGCGGCGCATCAAGGAGGAGATGCAAGGCCTGCTGTCGCCAACGCCGCTCGAGCTGCACAAAGTACGGACGCTCGATTACGACACTTTCATTTCACTTGAAATTTGATCACTTTTCGCTTTTCATTCGTTTTACTTTCAAAAagtatttgatttgtttttcatgtGTATTATGTACTACTATATTGcttaggtaataaatccacgataatctacaataaaactaaccataaaataataataataacaatatcaataatgaataaaaattcaataaataatcaataaataattcatacacaaataataataataaatacataataaaataaaattcatattataataatactaaaaataatacatatatatatatatattaggggtgtcaggcgattaaaatttttcatcgtaattaatcacatcacttcaataattaactcacgattaatcgcaacttttatttctgttctaaatgaacaagaaaacattttttaagttattatactcaataaaatttttaaaaaaactaataagaatatggctgcatcttttagccattgatacatcaatttcattcattcataaaattgagttaatattaaaaagatgtactgaaaaaaaaaaaaaaaagtgtgatattgatttgtgttggtcattttctgccactagattgcataattgcattttttaagataatgacagttcagtgaatttttcttttcataataagagcattctaatctttaacattagTAATTTATGAAATTCTGCCCATTTTTTACAActccacaaatacatgcattattaattaataaatgcattAGTGCAAAATTTTGACTGGATATGTTTGCTGCGTTGCAAGTGGAATTGTTACtttccaagtaaaaaaaaaaaaaaaaaaaggaaagaaagtgctttttgaaaaaagtgttttttgcctCCAAAAATTTTGCTGACGTGCATTTTTGCTTTGGCGTCCGGCAGGTGACGGTGATGAAAGATCCCGAAAGCGACGACTTTGGCTTCAGCGTGTCGGACGGCTTCCTGGAAAAGGGCGTCTACGTCAACATGGTGCGAGCGGACGGGCCGGCCCACCGCTCGGGCCTGCGACCCTACGACAGGATCCTGCAGgtaccgaccgaccgaccgaccgaccgaccgaccgaccggccgaccgaccgaccgaccgaccggccGGCCGACCGACCGGCCGGCCGACCGACCGGCCGACCGCTGGAGTCACGTGACTTGAGTGGGGTCGTCCCCGTTTCAGGTGAACCACGTGAGGACTCGGGACTTCGACTGCTGCCTGGCGGTGCCGCTGATCACGGAAGCCGGCGACCGCTTGGAGCTGGTCATCAGCCGCAACCCGCTGGACGCCGTCCaagacgacgacgatgacgacgacgacgacgacgacgcgcTGGACCGCCACCCGCTCGATCTGTAGCGCCACAAACGGTTCTGAAAAATTCCACTTTTGTTGTCAACAGGGGTCGTCAATCTCtttgcttttcctttttttg
Encoded here:
- the grip2b gene encoding glutamate receptor-interacting protein 2 isoform X15; the protein is MVELVKKEGSTLGLTISGGTDKDGKPRVSNLRPGGLAARSDQLNVGDYIKSVNGINLTKLRHEEIISLLKNVGERVLLEVEYELPPTAPDSTSGVISKTIDICLHKEGSSFGFVVRGGIHEDWHKSRPLVVTYVRPGGPADREGTLRPGDRLLTVDGVPLHNASHGDALSVLAQCGQEALVHIEYDVTIVDTLTNASGPLLVEIAKPPGATLGISLTSAGHGNKRVIVIQRVKPGSVVDRYGNPRPQTSDKPGLVWFWFVCFHLPAGVRCGALHAGDRLLSIDGTSTEHCSVLEATQLLASTSELVRLEMIPAHQTRMAGNKQHDTVKVQKSDHPHPHAWDPCVNLCPPSANSAHCNASSTLHKSWTASNNNAVNNNNLDYCKSLVSANFSPGSSATSGPGGQSGSNTLPRPSAPVSPRNSLLKRRQRKKDHKSSLSLSSSSVGPGGQVVHVETSEVVLTGDPLNGFGVQLQGGIFATETLSAPPLIRFIEPDSSAERCGLLQVGDRLLSINGIATEDGTLEEANQLLRDAALTNKVVLEIEFDVAESVVPSSGTFHVKLPKKRGVELGLTISANKKAGEPLIISDIKKGSVAHRTGTLEPGDKLLSIDNVRLEACSREEAEQILQQCQELVKLKIRKDEDNSDEQETSGSIIYTVELKRYGGPLGITISGTEEPFDPITISGLTKRGLAERTGAIHVGDRILAINSVSLKGKPLSEAIHLLQMAGETVTLKIKKMIDSSDADERKASEAADDVTENELSDGDGDDDLTDLTDGQQNNKLAELYATAVPSVDSAVDSWDGSGLDAGYWSQGTYSHQASTGLALHPHEWRSAKQQQQQRTTTPPPGCRKNYPFSDGGFSEDEWEKPLGFLGQSADGILLDSDDSFWCQALEDLETCGQSELLREIEASIMTGTAISLGVEGVNKPASDSIRMSSLQRPRLHQGAHLHQELHLHDDEDGHLEAHLHLDELVHAGTRLHQDSTSPPAHHELKSKNSLRVSERTWESRRIKEEMQGLLSPTPLELHKVTVMKDPESDDFGFSVSDGFLEKGVYVNMVRADGPAHRSGLRPYDRILQVNHVRTRDFDCCLAVPLITEAGDRLELVISRNPLDAVQDDDDDDDDDDDALDRHPLDLTW
- the grip2b gene encoding glutamate receptor-interacting protein 2 isoform X13, with product MLESPPGSFWPCDFSDDGPYGKSKDVSGPERNTASRRHSIPEALRGVTMVELVKKEGSTLGLTISGGTDKDGKPRVSNLRPGGLAARSDQLNVGDYIKSVNGINLTKLRHEEIISLLKNVGERVLLEVEYELPPTAPDSTSGVISKTIDICLHKEGSSFGFVVRGGIHEDWHKSRPLVVTYVRPGGPADREGTLRPGDRLLTVDGVPLHNASHGDALSVLAQCGQEALVHIEYDVTIVDTLTNASGPLLVEIAKPPGATLGISLTSAGHGNKRVIVIQRVKPGSVVDRYGNPRPQTSDKPGLVWFWFVCFHLPAGVRCGALHAGDRLLSIDGTSTEHCSVLEATQLLASTSELVRLEMIPAHQTRMAGNKQHDTVKVQKSDHPHPHAWDPCVNLCPPSANSAHCNASSTLHKSWTASNNNAVNNNNLDYCKSLVSANFSPGSSATSGPGGQSGSNTLPRPSAPVSPRNSLLKRRQRKKDHKSSLSLSSSSVGPGGQVVHVETSEVVLTGDPLNGFGVQLQGGIFATETLSAPPLIRFIEPDSSAERCGLLQVGDRLLSINGIATEDGTLEEANQLLRDAALTNKVVLEIEFDVAESVVPSSGTFHVKLPKKRGVELGLTISANKKAGEPLIISDIKKGSVAHRTGTLEPGDKLLSIDNVRLEACSREEAEQILQQCQELVKLKIRKDEDNSDEQETSGSIIYTVELKRYGGPLGITISGTEEPFDPITISGLTKRGLAERTGAIHVGDRILAINSVSLKGKPLSEAIHLLQMAGETVTLKIKKMIDSSDADERKASEAADDVTENELSDGDGDDDLTDLTDGQQNNKLAELYATAVPSVDSAVDSWDGSGLDAGYWSQGTYSHQASTGLALHPHEWRSAKQQQQQRTTTPPPGCRKNYPFSDGGFSEDEWEKPLGFLGQSADGILLDSDDSFWCQALEDLETCGQSELLREIEASIMTGTAISLGVEGVNKPASDSIRMSSLQRPRLHQGAHLHQELHLHDDEDGHLEAHLHLDELVHAGTRLHQDSTSPPAHHELKSKNSLRVSERTWESRRIKEEMQGLLSPTPLELHKVTVMKDPESDDFGFSVSDGFLEKGVYVNMVRADGPAHRSGLRPYDRILQVNHVRTRDFDCCLAVPLITEAGDRLELVISRNPLDAVQDDDDDDDDDDDALDRHPLDLTW
- the grip2b gene encoding glutamate receptor-interacting protein 2 isoform X9 → MSAVMFCGLRRDVGASVGDDGPYGKSKDVSGPERNTASRRHSIPALRGVTMVELVKKEGSTLGLTISGGTDKDGKPRVSNLRPGGLAARSDQLNVGDYIKSVNGINLTKLRHEEIISLLKNVGERVLLEVEYELPPTAPDSTSGVISKTIDICLHKEGSSFGFVVRGGIHEDWHKSRPLVVTYVRPGGPADREGTLRPGDRLLTVDGVPLHNASHGDALSVLAQCGQEALVHIEYDVTIVDTLTNASGPLLVEIAKPPGATLGISLTSAGHGNKRVIVIQRVKPGSVVDRYGNPRPQTSDKPGLVWFWFVCFHLPAGVRCGALHAGDRLLSIDGTSTEHCSVLEATQLLASTSELVRLEMIPAHQTRMAGNKQHDTVKVQKSDHPHPHAWDPCVNLCPPSANSAHCNASSTLHKSWTASNNNAVNNNNLDYCKSLVSANFSPGSSATSGPGGQSGSNTLPRPSAPVSPRNSLLKRRQRKKDHKSSLSLSSSSVGPGGQVVHVETSEVVLTGDPLNGFGVQLQGGIFATETLSAPPLIRFIEPDSSAERCGLLQVGDRLLSINGIATEDGTLEEANQLLRDAALTNKVVLEIEFDVAESVVPSSGTFHVKLPKKRGVELGLTISANKKAGEPLIISDIKKGSVAHRTGTLEPGDKLLSIDNVRLEACSREEAEQILQQCQELVKLKIRKDEDNSDEQETSGSIIYTVELKRYGGPLGITISGTEEPFDPITISGLTKRGLAERTGAIHVGDRILAINSVSLKGKPLSEAIHLLQMAGETVTLKIKKMIDSSDADERKASEAADDVTENELSDGDGDDDLTDLTDGQQNNKLAELYATAVPSVDSAVDSWDGSGLDAGYWSQGTYSHQASTGLALHPHEWRSAKQQQQQRTTTPPPGCRKNYPFSDGGFSEDEWEKPLGFLGQSADGILLDSDDSFWCQALEDLETCGQSELLREIEASIMTGTAISLGVEGVNKPASDSIRMSSLQRPRLHQGAHLHQELHLHDDEDGHLEAHLHLDELVHAGTRLHQDSTSPPAHHELKSKNSLRVSERTWESRRIKEEMQGLLSPTPLELHKVTVMKDPESDDFGFSVSDGFLEKGVYVNMVRADGPAHRSGLRPYDRILQVNHVRTRDFDCCLAVPLITEAGDRLELVISRNPLDAVQDDDDDDDDDDDALDRHPLDLTW
- the grip2b gene encoding glutamate receptor-interacting protein 2 isoform X5; translated protein: MDKVERAMKMVTRKKRREGGKTAAAAAAAAGQMLRSPDTFCDELCRFGLCVRDDGPYGKSKDVSGPERNTASRRHSIPEALRGVTMVELVKKEGSTLGLTISGGTDKDGKPRVSNLRPGGLAARSDQLNVGDYIKSVNGINLTKLRHEEIISLLKNVGERVLLEVEYELPPTAPDSTSGVISKTIDICLHKEGSSFGFVVRGGIHEDWHKSRPLVVTYVRPGGPADREGTLRPGDRLLTVDGVPLHNASHGDALSVLAQCGQEALVHIEYDVTIVDTLTNASGPLLVEIAKPPGATLGISLTSAGHGNKRVIVIQRVKPGSVVDRCGALHAGDRLLSIDGTSTEHCSVLEATQLLASTSELVRLEMIPAHQTRMAGNKQHDTVKVQKSDHPHPHAWDPCVNLCPPSANSAHCNASSTLHKSWTASNNNAVNNNNLDYCKSLVSANFSPGSSATSGPGGQSGSNTLPRPSAPVSPRNSLLKRRQRKKDHKSSLSLSSSSVGPGGQVVHVETSEVVLTGDPLNGFGVQLQGGIFATETLSAPPLIRFIEPDSSAERCGLLQVGDRLLSINGIATEDGTLEEANQLLRDAALTNKVVLEIEFDVAESVVPSSGTFHVKLPKKRGVELGLTISANKKAGEPLIISDIKKGSVAHRTGTLEPGDKLLSIDNVRLEACSREEAEQILQQCQELVKLKIRKDEDNSDEQETSGSIIYTVELKRYGGPLGITISGTEEPFDPITISGLTKRGLAERTGAIHVGDRILAINSVSLKGKPLSEAIHLLQMAGETVTLKIKKMIDSSDADERKASEAADDVTENELSDGDGDDDLTDLTDGQQNNKLAELYATAVPSVDSAVDSWDGSGLDAGYWSQGTYSHQASTGLALHPHEWRSAKQQQQQRTTTPPPGCRKNYPFSDGGFSEDEWEKPLGFLGQSADGILLDSDDSFWCQALEDLETCGQSELLREIEASIMTGTAISLGVEGVNKPASDSIRMSSLQRPRLHQGAHLHQELHLHDDEDGHLEAHLHLDELVHAGTRLHQDSTSPPAHHELKSKNSLRVSERTWESRRIKEEMQGLLSPTPLELHKVTVMKDPESDDFGFSVSDGFLEKGVYVNMVRADGPAHRSGLRPYDRILQVNHVRTRDFDCCLAVPLITEAGDRLELVISRNPLDAVQDDDDDDDDDDDALDRHPLDLTW
- the grip2b gene encoding glutamate receptor-interacting protein 2 isoform X16 produces the protein MSAVMFCGLRRDVGASVGDDGPYGKSKDVSGPERNTASRRHSIPEALRGVTMVELVKKEGSTLGLTISGGTDKDGKPRVSNLRPGGLAARSDQLNVGDYIKSVNGINLTKLRHEEIISLLKNVGERVLLEVEYELPPTAPDSTSGVISKTIDICLHKEGSSFGFVVRGGIHEDWHKSRPLVVTYVRPGGPADREGTLRPGDRLLTVDGVPLHNASHGDALSVLAQCGQEALVHIEYDVTIVDTLTNASGPLLVEIAKPPGATLGISLTSAGHGNKRVIVIQRVKPGSVVDRYGNPRPQTSDKPGLVWFWFVCFHLPAGVRCGALHAGDRLLSIDGTSTEHCSVLEATQLLASTSELVRLEMIPAHQTRMAGNKQHDTVKVQKSDHPHPHAWDPCVNLCPPSANSAHCNASSTLHKSWTASNNNAVNNNNLDYCKSLVSANFSPGSSATSGPGGQSGSNTLPRPSAPVSPRNSLLKRRQRKKDHKSSLSLSSSSVGPGGQVVHVETSEVVLTGDPLNGFGVQLQGGIFATETLSAPPLIRFIEPDSSAERCGLLQVGDRLLSINGIATEDGTLEEANQLLRDAALTNKVVLEIEFDVAESVVPSSGTFHVKLPKKRGVELGLTISANKKAGEPLIISDIKKGSVAHRTGTLEPGDKLLSIDNVRLEACSREEAEQILQQCQELVKLKIRKDEDNSDEQETSGSIIYTVELKRYGGPLGITISGTEEPFDPITISGLTKRGLAERTGAIHVGDRILAINSVSLKGKPLSEAIHLLQMAGETVTLKIKKMIDSSDADERKASEAADDVTENELSDGDGDDDLTDLTDGQQNNKLAELYATAVPSVDSAVDSWDGSGLDAGYWSQGTYSHQASTGLALHPHEWRSAKQQQQQRTTTPPPGCRKNYPFSDGGFSEDEWEKPLGFLGQSADGILLDSDDSFWCQALEDLETCGQSELLREIEASIMTGTAISLGVEGVNKPASDSIRMSSLQRPRLHQGAHLHQELHLHDDEDGHLEAHLHLDELVHAGTRLHQDSTSPPAHHELKSKNSLRVSERTWESRRIKEEMQGLLSPTPLELHKVTVMKDPESDDFGFSVSDGFLEKGVYVNMVRADGPAHRSGLRPYDRILQVNHVRTRDFDCCLAVPLITEAGDRLELVISRNPLDAVQDDDDDDDDDDDALDRHPLDLTW